A genome region from Lonchura striata isolate bLonStr1 unplaced genomic scaffold, bLonStr1.mat Scaffold_149, whole genome shotgun sequence includes the following:
- the ARHGEF33 gene encoding rho guanine nucleotide exchange factor 33 isoform X2 has product MLGRISVVKLQALASELKAGFTEAMQELSRIQHGEYALEEKVKSCRCAMEEKVAEMKNSLNTFKEELSDAKSMIEEISAKQEEMQQKIEQLQQEKRRESRKMKAKRTQKDDHGSQTVPTPLQGSPFRSINLPEPVLINEDFTSLLHNVTYEKVSDTRIMPMGEGGVKVIAGPGAAMETDDSLKPSLATEGQSKMHLPSTVWKQPKDTKDWGDEYISKEQPERGKDMGQSRYSSADNIICEPSLAAKRQNIALELLESERKYVINLSLILKIKATLQGPDVKRSTKERSFFPNSLRFLVQQHVDLLHALQERVLSWPRQGILGDIFLKLTNDENNFLDYYVAYLRDLPECISLIHVVILKEVEEEIKSDLYILFFHIVQRIPEYLIHLQNVLKFTEQEHPDYYLLLVCVQRLRVFISHYSLLFQCNEDLLIQKRKKLKKSSLVKLYKGLTSQCTSQEVSPTPSAASMRDSGIHTEEAIQSFPAAPSSGTTTPHLMPQMKKPQPTVMENIQTVKSPDWEMESRKHERPENILASSQLTEQELKALTAPLQSIPEMEYEAPPADAVGNTERAIRSSVELLQDARNFAPSYEEFDYPGEVFTMPGPYEDDTFQNLALFENCSPASSESSLDICFLRPVNFTSEPERTDHALQPLPKSCTPVSSSTYKREMFHSKGKQLSRSLKELPRSAEGVSTRLYSTRSSSGSRLQQKQDRNVQPHMISASSRSSQRSYFPPQRGAGEKPSFLEELHAEDNTRFCQKDDNEQTSFSDHNPRHEPKGGFRSSFRKLFKKK; this is encoded by the exons ATGTTAGGCCGAATTTCTGTTGTAAAG TTGCAGGCATTAGCCTCTGAGCTGAAGGCGGGTTTCACAGAAGCAATGCAGGAGCTGTCACGCATCCAGCATGGAGAGTATGCCCTGGAAGAGAAGGTCAAGAGCTGCCGCTGTGCCATGGAAGAGAAGGTGGCTGAGATGAAGAATTCCCTCAACACTTTCAAG GAGGAGCTCAGCGATGCAAAGTCAATGATTGAAGAAATCAGTGCCAAGCAGGAGGAAATGCAACAGAAAAttgagcagctgcagcaagaGAAGCGGCGGGAATCACGGAAAATGAAAGCTAA AAGAACACAGAAGGATGACCACGGGTCACAGACAGTGCCAACACCTCTCCAGGGCAGCCCATTTCGATCCATCAACCTCCCAGAACCTGTGCTGATTAATGAAGATTTTACAAGTCTTTTACACAACGTGACTTATGAAAAAG TGTCTGACACCAGGATCATGCCCATGGGAGAAGGAGGTGTGAAAGTCATAGCAGGCCCAG GGGCAGCCATGGAGACAGATGACAGCCTCAAGCCTTCCCTGGCAACAGAGGGGCAGTCAAAAATGCATCTGCCATCAACAGTTTGGAAGCAGCCCAAGGACACCAAGGACTGGGGAGATGAATACATTTCCAAAGAGCAACCAGAGAGAGGGAAAGACATGGGCCAAAGCAGATACAGCTCAGCAGACAACATAATATGTGAGCCCTCTTTGGCTG CCAAAAGGCAGAACATCgccttggagctgctggagtcTGAAAGGAAATATGTCATCAACCTTTCCCTAATCCTGAAGATCAAGGCCACGCTGCAGGGGCCAGATGTGAAAAGAAGCACCAAAGAGAGAAG CTTTTTCCCCAACTCTTTGAGGTTCCTGGTGCAGCAGCACGTGGATTTACTGCACGCTCTCCAGGAGAGAGTCCTGAGCTGGCCACGACAAGGGATCCTAGGAGACATCTTCCTGAAGCTGACAAATGATGAG AATAATTTTCTGGACTACTACGTTGCTTACCTGAGGGACCTGCCAGAATGCATCTCTCTGATCCACGTGGTGATCCTGAAGGAG GTTGAAGAAGAAATCAAGTCTGATCTCTACATTCTGTTCTTTCATATAGTCCAGCGAATCCCTGAATACCTTATTCACCTACAG AATGTCCTGAAGTTCACGGAGCAGGAGCACCCTGACTATTACCTGCTGCTGGTGTGCGTGCAGCGCCTCCGGGTTTTCATCTCACACTACAGCCTCCTCTTCCAATGCAATGAAGACCTGCTGatacagaagaggaaaaagctgAAGAA GTCATCCCTGGTGAAGCTGTACAAAGGTCTCACCTCCCAGTGTACCAGCCAGGAGGTTTCTCCAACGCCCAGTGCAGCATCAATGCGGGACAGTGGGATCCACACCGAAGAGGCCATCCAGTCATTCCCTGCAGCACCTTCCTCGGGCACAACCACCCC GCATTTGATGCCGCAGATGAAGAAACCCCAGCCGACGGTGATGGAGAATATCCAGACTGTAAAGTCCCCTGACTGGGAGATGGAAAGCAGAAAACACGAGAGGCCAGAGAACATCCTTGCCTCCTCTCAGCTGACAGAGCAGGAACTCAAGGCCTTGACAGCCCCTCTGCAATCCATCCCTGAAATGGAGTACGAAGCGCCACCGGCTGACGCGGTGGGGAACACTGAGAGAGCCATCAGAAGCTCTGTGGAATTGCTGCAGGATGCCAGGAACTTTGCACCAAGCTACGAAGAGTTTGACTACCCTGGGGAGGTTTTCACCATGCCAGGCCCCTACGAAGATGACACCTTCCAAAACCTTGCTCTCTTTGAGAACTGCTCCCCGGCCTCTTCCGAGTCCAGCTTGGATATTTGCTTCCTTAGGCCTGTGAACTTCACCTCAGAACCAGAGAGGACAGACCACGCCTTGCAGCCACTGCCCAAGAGCTGCACTCCCGTGAGCAGCAGCACCTACAAGCGTGAGATGTTCCACAGCAAAGGGAAGCAGCTGAGCAGGTCCCTGAAGGAGCTGCCGCGGAGCGCCGAGGGCGTTAGCACCAGACTCTACAGCACACGGAGCAGCAGCGGGAGCCGTCTGCAGCAGAAGCAGGACAGGAATGTTCAGCCTCACATGATCTCAGCCTCATCTCGAAGCTCCCAAAGGAGCTACTTCCCCCCACAGAGAGGAGCGGGTGAAAAACCGAGCTTTTTGGAA GAGCTCCATGCAGAAGACAACACCAGGTTCTGCCAGAAGGATGACAATGAGCAAACATCCTTCAGCGACCACAACCCGCGGCACGAGCCCAAGGGGGGGTTCCGGAGCTCCTTCCGCAAactcttcaaaaagaaataa
- the ARHGEF33 gene encoding rho guanine nucleotide exchange factor 33 isoform X1, with protein MDTNKHEGGTESVPVSTPATQISQLQALASELKAGFTEAMQELSRIQHGEYALEEKVKSCRCAMEEKVAEMKNSLNTFKEELSDAKSMIEEISAKQEEMQQKIEQLQQEKRRESRKMKAKRTQKDDHGSQTVPTPLQGSPFRSINLPEPVLINEDFTSLLHNVTYEKVSDTRIMPMGEGGVKVIAGPGAAMETDDSLKPSLATEGQSKMHLPSTVWKQPKDTKDWGDEYISKEQPERGKDMGQSRYSSADNIICEPSLAAKRQNIALELLESERKYVINLSLILKIKATLQGPDVKRSTKERSFFPNSLRFLVQQHVDLLHALQERVLSWPRQGILGDIFLKLTNDENNFLDYYVAYLRDLPECISLIHVVILKEVEEEIKSDLYILFFHIVQRIPEYLIHLQNVLKFTEQEHPDYYLLLVCVQRLRVFISHYSLLFQCNEDLLIQKRKKLKKSSLVKLYKGLTSQCTSQEVSPTPSAASMRDSGIHTEEAIQSFPAAPSSGTTTPHLMPQMKKPQPTVMENIQTVKSPDWEMESRKHERPENILASSQLTEQELKALTAPLQSIPEMEYEAPPADAVGNTERAIRSSVELLQDARNFAPSYEEFDYPGEVFTMPGPYEDDTFQNLALFENCSPASSESSLDICFLRPVNFTSEPERTDHALQPLPKSCTPVSSSTYKREMFHSKGKQLSRSLKELPRSAEGVSTRLYSTRSSSGSRLQQKQDRNVQPHMISASSRSSQRSYFPPQRGAGEKPSFLEELHAEDNTRFCQKDDNEQTSFSDHNPRHEPKGGFRSSFRKLFKKK; from the exons TTGCAGGCATTAGCCTCTGAGCTGAAGGCGGGTTTCACAGAAGCAATGCAGGAGCTGTCACGCATCCAGCATGGAGAGTATGCCCTGGAAGAGAAGGTCAAGAGCTGCCGCTGTGCCATGGAAGAGAAGGTGGCTGAGATGAAGAATTCCCTCAACACTTTCAAG GAGGAGCTCAGCGATGCAAAGTCAATGATTGAAGAAATCAGTGCCAAGCAGGAGGAAATGCAACAGAAAAttgagcagctgcagcaagaGAAGCGGCGGGAATCACGGAAAATGAAAGCTAA AAGAACACAGAAGGATGACCACGGGTCACAGACAGTGCCAACACCTCTCCAGGGCAGCCCATTTCGATCCATCAACCTCCCAGAACCTGTGCTGATTAATGAAGATTTTACAAGTCTTTTACACAACGTGACTTATGAAAAAG TGTCTGACACCAGGATCATGCCCATGGGAGAAGGAGGTGTGAAAGTCATAGCAGGCCCAG GGGCAGCCATGGAGACAGATGACAGCCTCAAGCCTTCCCTGGCAACAGAGGGGCAGTCAAAAATGCATCTGCCATCAACAGTTTGGAAGCAGCCCAAGGACACCAAGGACTGGGGAGATGAATACATTTCCAAAGAGCAACCAGAGAGAGGGAAAGACATGGGCCAAAGCAGATACAGCTCAGCAGACAACATAATATGTGAGCCCTCTTTGGCTG CCAAAAGGCAGAACATCgccttggagctgctggagtcTGAAAGGAAATATGTCATCAACCTTTCCCTAATCCTGAAGATCAAGGCCACGCTGCAGGGGCCAGATGTGAAAAGAAGCACCAAAGAGAGAAG CTTTTTCCCCAACTCTTTGAGGTTCCTGGTGCAGCAGCACGTGGATTTACTGCACGCTCTCCAGGAGAGAGTCCTGAGCTGGCCACGACAAGGGATCCTAGGAGACATCTTCCTGAAGCTGACAAATGATGAG AATAATTTTCTGGACTACTACGTTGCTTACCTGAGGGACCTGCCAGAATGCATCTCTCTGATCCACGTGGTGATCCTGAAGGAG GTTGAAGAAGAAATCAAGTCTGATCTCTACATTCTGTTCTTTCATATAGTCCAGCGAATCCCTGAATACCTTATTCACCTACAG AATGTCCTGAAGTTCACGGAGCAGGAGCACCCTGACTATTACCTGCTGCTGGTGTGCGTGCAGCGCCTCCGGGTTTTCATCTCACACTACAGCCTCCTCTTCCAATGCAATGAAGACCTGCTGatacagaagaggaaaaagctgAAGAA GTCATCCCTGGTGAAGCTGTACAAAGGTCTCACCTCCCAGTGTACCAGCCAGGAGGTTTCTCCAACGCCCAGTGCAGCATCAATGCGGGACAGTGGGATCCACACCGAAGAGGCCATCCAGTCATTCCCTGCAGCACCTTCCTCGGGCACAACCACCCC GCATTTGATGCCGCAGATGAAGAAACCCCAGCCGACGGTGATGGAGAATATCCAGACTGTAAAGTCCCCTGACTGGGAGATGGAAAGCAGAAAACACGAGAGGCCAGAGAACATCCTTGCCTCCTCTCAGCTGACAGAGCAGGAACTCAAGGCCTTGACAGCCCCTCTGCAATCCATCCCTGAAATGGAGTACGAAGCGCCACCGGCTGACGCGGTGGGGAACACTGAGAGAGCCATCAGAAGCTCTGTGGAATTGCTGCAGGATGCCAGGAACTTTGCACCAAGCTACGAAGAGTTTGACTACCCTGGGGAGGTTTTCACCATGCCAGGCCCCTACGAAGATGACACCTTCCAAAACCTTGCTCTCTTTGAGAACTGCTCCCCGGCCTCTTCCGAGTCCAGCTTGGATATTTGCTTCCTTAGGCCTGTGAACTTCACCTCAGAACCAGAGAGGACAGACCACGCCTTGCAGCCACTGCCCAAGAGCTGCACTCCCGTGAGCAGCAGCACCTACAAGCGTGAGATGTTCCACAGCAAAGGGAAGCAGCTGAGCAGGTCCCTGAAGGAGCTGCCGCGGAGCGCCGAGGGCGTTAGCACCAGACTCTACAGCACACGGAGCAGCAGCGGGAGCCGTCTGCAGCAGAAGCAGGACAGGAATGTTCAGCCTCACATGATCTCAGCCTCATCTCGAAGCTCCCAAAGGAGCTACTTCCCCCCACAGAGAGGAGCGGGTGAAAAACCGAGCTTTTTGGAA GAGCTCCATGCAGAAGACAACACCAGGTTCTGCCAGAAGGATGACAATGAGCAAACATCCTTCAGCGACCACAACCCGCGGCACGAGCCCAAGGGGGGGTTCCGGAGCTCCTTCCGCAAactcttcaaaaagaaataa
- the ARHGEF33 gene encoding rho guanine nucleotide exchange factor 33 isoform X3 — translation MQELSRIQHGEYALEEKVKSCRCAMEEKVAEMKNSLNTFKEELSDAKSMIEEISAKQEEMQQKIEQLQQEKRRESRKMKAKRTQKDDHGSQTVPTPLQGSPFRSINLPEPVLINEDFTSLLHNVTYEKVSDTRIMPMGEGGVKVIAGPGAAMETDDSLKPSLATEGQSKMHLPSTVWKQPKDTKDWGDEYISKEQPERGKDMGQSRYSSADNIICEPSLAAKRQNIALELLESERKYVINLSLILKIKATLQGPDVKRSTKERSFFPNSLRFLVQQHVDLLHALQERVLSWPRQGILGDIFLKLTNDENNFLDYYVAYLRDLPECISLIHVVILKEVEEEIKSDLYILFFHIVQRIPEYLIHLQNVLKFTEQEHPDYYLLLVCVQRLRVFISHYSLLFQCNEDLLIQKRKKLKKSSLVKLYKGLTSQCTSQEVSPTPSAASMRDSGIHTEEAIQSFPAAPSSGTTTPHLMPQMKKPQPTVMENIQTVKSPDWEMESRKHERPENILASSQLTEQELKALTAPLQSIPEMEYEAPPADAVGNTERAIRSSVELLQDARNFAPSYEEFDYPGEVFTMPGPYEDDTFQNLALFENCSPASSESSLDICFLRPVNFTSEPERTDHALQPLPKSCTPVSSSTYKREMFHSKGKQLSRSLKELPRSAEGVSTRLYSTRSSSGSRLQQKQDRNVQPHMISASSRSSQRSYFPPQRGAGEKPSFLEELHAEDNTRFCQKDDNEQTSFSDHNPRHEPKGGFRSSFRKLFKKK, via the exons ATGCAGGAGCTGTCACGCATCCAGCATGGAGAGTATGCCCTGGAAGAGAAGGTCAAGAGCTGCCGCTGTGCCATGGAAGAGAAGGTGGCTGAGATGAAGAATTCCCTCAACACTTTCAAG GAGGAGCTCAGCGATGCAAAGTCAATGATTGAAGAAATCAGTGCCAAGCAGGAGGAAATGCAACAGAAAAttgagcagctgcagcaagaGAAGCGGCGGGAATCACGGAAAATGAAAGCTAA AAGAACACAGAAGGATGACCACGGGTCACAGACAGTGCCAACACCTCTCCAGGGCAGCCCATTTCGATCCATCAACCTCCCAGAACCTGTGCTGATTAATGAAGATTTTACAAGTCTTTTACACAACGTGACTTATGAAAAAG TGTCTGACACCAGGATCATGCCCATGGGAGAAGGAGGTGTGAAAGTCATAGCAGGCCCAG GGGCAGCCATGGAGACAGATGACAGCCTCAAGCCTTCCCTGGCAACAGAGGGGCAGTCAAAAATGCATCTGCCATCAACAGTTTGGAAGCAGCCCAAGGACACCAAGGACTGGGGAGATGAATACATTTCCAAAGAGCAACCAGAGAGAGGGAAAGACATGGGCCAAAGCAGATACAGCTCAGCAGACAACATAATATGTGAGCCCTCTTTGGCTG CCAAAAGGCAGAACATCgccttggagctgctggagtcTGAAAGGAAATATGTCATCAACCTTTCCCTAATCCTGAAGATCAAGGCCACGCTGCAGGGGCCAGATGTGAAAAGAAGCACCAAAGAGAGAAG CTTTTTCCCCAACTCTTTGAGGTTCCTGGTGCAGCAGCACGTGGATTTACTGCACGCTCTCCAGGAGAGAGTCCTGAGCTGGCCACGACAAGGGATCCTAGGAGACATCTTCCTGAAGCTGACAAATGATGAG AATAATTTTCTGGACTACTACGTTGCTTACCTGAGGGACCTGCCAGAATGCATCTCTCTGATCCACGTGGTGATCCTGAAGGAG GTTGAAGAAGAAATCAAGTCTGATCTCTACATTCTGTTCTTTCATATAGTCCAGCGAATCCCTGAATACCTTATTCACCTACAG AATGTCCTGAAGTTCACGGAGCAGGAGCACCCTGACTATTACCTGCTGCTGGTGTGCGTGCAGCGCCTCCGGGTTTTCATCTCACACTACAGCCTCCTCTTCCAATGCAATGAAGACCTGCTGatacagaagaggaaaaagctgAAGAA GTCATCCCTGGTGAAGCTGTACAAAGGTCTCACCTCCCAGTGTACCAGCCAGGAGGTTTCTCCAACGCCCAGTGCAGCATCAATGCGGGACAGTGGGATCCACACCGAAGAGGCCATCCAGTCATTCCCTGCAGCACCTTCCTCGGGCACAACCACCCC GCATTTGATGCCGCAGATGAAGAAACCCCAGCCGACGGTGATGGAGAATATCCAGACTGTAAAGTCCCCTGACTGGGAGATGGAAAGCAGAAAACACGAGAGGCCAGAGAACATCCTTGCCTCCTCTCAGCTGACAGAGCAGGAACTCAAGGCCTTGACAGCCCCTCTGCAATCCATCCCTGAAATGGAGTACGAAGCGCCACCGGCTGACGCGGTGGGGAACACTGAGAGAGCCATCAGAAGCTCTGTGGAATTGCTGCAGGATGCCAGGAACTTTGCACCAAGCTACGAAGAGTTTGACTACCCTGGGGAGGTTTTCACCATGCCAGGCCCCTACGAAGATGACACCTTCCAAAACCTTGCTCTCTTTGAGAACTGCTCCCCGGCCTCTTCCGAGTCCAGCTTGGATATTTGCTTCCTTAGGCCTGTGAACTTCACCTCAGAACCAGAGAGGACAGACCACGCCTTGCAGCCACTGCCCAAGAGCTGCACTCCCGTGAGCAGCAGCACCTACAAGCGTGAGATGTTCCACAGCAAAGGGAAGCAGCTGAGCAGGTCCCTGAAGGAGCTGCCGCGGAGCGCCGAGGGCGTTAGCACCAGACTCTACAGCACACGGAGCAGCAGCGGGAGCCGTCTGCAGCAGAAGCAGGACAGGAATGTTCAGCCTCACATGATCTCAGCCTCATCTCGAAGCTCCCAAAGGAGCTACTTCCCCCCACAGAGAGGAGCGGGTGAAAAACCGAGCTTTTTGGAA GAGCTCCATGCAGAAGACAACACCAGGTTCTGCCAGAAGGATGACAATGAGCAAACATCCTTCAGCGACCACAACCCGCGGCACGAGCCCAAGGGGGGGTTCCGGAGCTCCTTCCGCAAactcttcaaaaagaaataa